The sequence CGAACACAAGGTGACCCACTTCTGCGGCGCGCCGATCGTGCTCAATTTCGTCATCAACGCGACCGAGGCGGAAAGGAAGCCGCTTCCCCACACCGTCCAGGTCATGACCGCCGCCGCGCCTCCGCCGGCGGCGACGTTGGCCGGCATGCAGCGCGCCGGATTCAACGTCACCCACGTCTACGGGCTTACCGAAACCTACGGGCCGGCGGTGATGTGCGCGTGGCACCCGGAATGGGACGCATTGCCGATCGAGAAGCAGGCCGAATTGAAATCGCGCCAGGGCGTGCGCTACCACGTCCTCGACGGCCTCGCGGTGATGGACTCGGAAACCATGACCCCGGTTCCCGCCGACGGGCAAACCATGGGCGAGATCATGTTCCGCGGCAACATCGTGATGAAGGGCTACCTCAAGAACCCGACGGCGACCGCCGAGGCCTTCAAGGGGGGCTGGTTCCATTCCGGCGATCTCGCCGCGATGCACCCGGACGGCTATATCCAGATCAAGGACCGCTCCAAGGACATCATCATCTCGGGCGGCGAGAATATTTCCTCGATCGAGGTCGAAGGCGCCATCGCCGCGCACCCCTCCGTCATGCTGGCCGCCGTGGTCGCCAAGCCGGACGAGAAATGGGGCGAAACGCCGTGCGCGTTCGTGGAACTCAAGCCGGACAAGACCGCGACCGAGGACGAAATCATCGCCTTCTGCCGCGAGCGGCTGGCCAAGTTCAAGTGCCCGCGCCGGGTGGTGTTCGGGCCGCTGCCCAAGACCTCGACCGGCAAAATCCAGAAATTCAAGCTGCGCGAAATGGCGAAGGGGATGTAGAGGCTAGGCGGAAACCGTATCCAGCGGCTCGACGCCGATGTATTCCTCCTCGACGTCGAGCGACCGTCCCTTGTCCCGGTACTCGACGCCCATGACGTCCAGCTCCGCCATCGCGGATCGTTTCTGTCGCTCGGATTGAAAGTCGAACTCCATCGCCTTCCCGCCGTTTCGCCCCCCGCGATTCGTTCCGCCCGGATGTTAAACACATTGTGTTGCAAAAAAAATAGGCTCTGCAACCATTCGAGGTGCCCGACTCCGCCCCCCCTACCCCGCCAGCCCGAAAAACACCATCCGCGCGCGGGTCACTTTCGCTCGTCGCCGGAACGCGGCGGCGCGCCGCCCTTGCGCTTCAGAATGCGGCGGAAGGCCGCCATGTCGGCGCGGGCCTTGCGCTCGGCGAAGAACGCGGCGGTCGTCATCGCGGCGAGTTTTTCCGCTACCGCCGTGGCCACGAATTGGTTGAGACTGATGCCCTCTTCCCGCGCGATTTTTTCGACCGCCGCCTTGACCGAACGCGGCAGACGCAAGGGATACGTGGAAACTGTCGTCATTTTTCGATTCTCCTCAACGCTTCGGCCGGCTTGAGCACGGCGACGCCGAATTTCGCCGGTCCGCCGCCATAGTCGCGGACATTGAAAGTCACGATGGCGTCCGCCCGCCCGTTCACCGCCGCCTCCAGGACCATTTCGTCGCCCGGATCGCGCAATTGCGGACGCCACAGAAAGTGACTGTCGACCGGTTCGGCCAACGCCGCCAGGCCATCCAGGAATTGCGCGATCTCGCCTTCGCTCAGTTGCGCGGCCAACCTGTGCTCGGCAAGGGTACAGGTGGCTTCATATTCCACCACTAGCGGAACGCTCATCAGCAGGGTCGCGCGGCCATCCGCCGCCGCCAGCAGGATCGCCGCCGACGCGCCCCGGGGACTGCGCAGGGCAGCGACCACCACGTCCGTGTCGAGCACAAGCCTCACATCATAAAAGATATCATATCACCCATGATATGACAATCTTGTCCGGGCGCGGGGTAACGCCGAAGGGTTCTTCTACCCCGCCAGCCCGAGGAATACCAAGAGCGCGCGGTCGAGGCGCCCCATGTCCGCCGGACCGAGACGGCCGATGCGGCGGCCCAGTTTTCCCCTCGGAATCGTCGTGATTTTGTCGGTCATGAGCCGCGAGCGCGCTTTCAGCCCGTTTGTCTCGTCCGACTCGACGATAGGGCGGATCGCCGGCACATCGGTGGGATCGCTGGTGAAAGCGCAGACGGTTACGGAATTTGTCGCCGCGAATCGGTCGTCTTGCACGATGACCACGGGGCGCGGCTTGCCGGCGTAATCCGCGTCGCCCGCAACGGTCCAAATTTCGCCGCGCGCCTCACCGTTCGGACTCGTTCGTGATGGCGTCGATGAATGCCTGATCCTCGGCCTCGTATCGGCTCGCCGCGATCAGCCGCGACTGGCGTCGGGCCTCCGCCTTAAAGGCGGGCGAGCCCACGTCCGGGGCCCAAATCTGGATGGGGCGGAGTCCTTGCGCGCGCACCTTGTCGCGCGACGCGGCCTTGCGACGGGTCGACAAACGCTTGGCGGAAACCGGCATGGCGAAATCCAACTAGGTTACATGTAACCTCGCGCCGACCGCGCCCAAACGCAAGCGCGCGCGGGCCCCCGAACACTCGGCAGCGAAACCCCGGTTCAGTGCGACGACAGGCCGGCGATCTCGTCCTTGATCTTCAACTTCTGCTTTTTGAGGTTATGGATCCGGACCTCGTCCGGGTGGGTGTGGGCATTTTCCTCGGCAATGGCGGACTCGAGCGCCTCGTGCCGGGCCTTGAGAGCGTTCAGTCTCTCCTGCTGGCTCATGGATGATTCCCTGTTTCCACATTGCAACTACGAATGCGGCGCCGGGCTCGCCCGTCGCGGGGCCGCCGTAATTCTCGGCGTTTGGAGGAGCGGTTCTCGCCCCCGGCGCATTCGGTTATGATAACCGAAACAGCGCCCCGATTCCACAAAAAGGGGCCTTGAGCCGGGGCCGCGGATCGGTCCCGGTCGAGTTTGGCATCATTCAAAAAAACGGCCGGAAGCCGGGATAGTCGCGCGGGGGATTGAAAGCCGTCATGAACGATCCACAGGCTCTCAAGGAACGCCTCGAGGCGTTGCGGCTGGAACACCGCGACCTCGACGACGTCATCCGGCGCCTGACCGAGAACGATCGCCATGACCGACTCCAGCTTCAGCGCCTGAAGAAGCGGAAGCTTCTGCTCAAAGACCAGATTTCGACCATCGAGAACCTGCTGATTCCCGACATCATCGCCTGACGGGCGGTCAGGCGGTGGCGCGCGCGGCGTCGGCGTCTTCGAGACGGGTCAGGCTGCCGTTGCGCGCCGTTTCCCAAAAGTCCGCCAGTTGCGTCTGCTCCTCGTGCTGCGCCCGTCGCCGCACCTCGTCGAGGACGTCGAAATGGTCGAACAGCAGTTGAACGATTTCGCGCGAAAGCCGGCCCGCGGCCACGTGCTGTCCGAAAATCTCGCGGATTTTCGCGCCCTCGTATCCCCTGCGGTAGGGGCGGTCTTCGGACAGGGCCGTGAAGATATCCGAAACGGCGACGATGCGCGATCCGAGCGAGATGTTCGCCTCGGCCAGCCGCAGCGGATAGCCTTTGCCGTCCAATGTCTCGTGATGCTCGGCCGCCCACGCCGTGATTTCCTCGAGGCCCGTGACCCGCCCCAGAATGTTGCGGGTGTGGTAGGTGTGCGAACGCATGACGTGCCATTCCTCGGGCGTCAACGATCCGTCTTTTTCGAGGATCGTGTTCGGTACCGCGAGCTTGCCGATGTCGTGCACGTAGCCGGCGATTTTCAGCATCTTGCATTCGCTCCGGGACATTCCGGCAAGCCGGCCGAGTTCGGCGGCGCAGGCCGCGATGCCGCCGGAATGGGTGGCGGTGAATCGCGACCGGCAATCGACGACCAGGGCGAAGAACTTGGATATGTCCAAAAGTTCGTCGAGATCGACGACCACGCGGGGAAGATGGCACATCCGCCGCAGGGTCCGTTCGAGCGAACCGAAGGAAAGATCGAGCCAGAAAACCTCCCGATCCGACACCCTGTTGAACGCGGCCACGTGCTCCGGGTCGAACTGAAGCCCGGCAAAGCCGGCGATGGTCGTGCGGATGCCGTCGACTTGCGCGAAGACCGGCACTTTCCGGTCGTAAAGGACCGCGATCCGGTCGGCGAGGTGAATCAGGTGGCTCAGGTGCGGCACCGGCAGATCGCGGAACCTATGCCCCTCGCCGTATTTCCAGGGCACGTGATGGAAACGGACCAGCGTGGCGGCCTCGTTGATGTGGGGGAACTTCCCCAGCAGGTTGTACCCGAATTCGGCGTGAAGATGCGGCGACTTCATCTCGAACTCGAGGATTTTCATCCGCTCCGCGAGCGGCAGGCTGCCGATGTCGTGAAGATAGGCCGCAACGAAAAGATCGTTATAGGCCGGCCGCGGCAGCCCCAGTTCCTCGGCGATGGTCGCGGCGATATAGCAAACCTGTTTATGGTGCGCGTCGATGGCGGGATTGATGGCGTCGAGCGCCGTGGCGAGCGCGTCGATCAACTCGAAAATCGAGAATGTCCGTCGCGCCGGCTGACGTTTTCGTTCCGAGTTTCCAGGCACGGCGATTCCTTCTTCATCGCCCCGTCCGCGAACCGTTCGCACACCGAGGTCGGCGGAATTAACTTTTTAATTGTCGCACGCGCCCCGGTATGACGGTATTAGGGCTGGCCCCGTATGCCGGCCATCAGATTGGCGTCGGCGGCGGCGATCAGCCCGTCCACATCGCTGCCCGCGCTCAACACGGCAAGGCCGACCGCCACGTCCAAATCCACCCGGCGGGCCCCGGCGACGAACGGGCGTTCCGCGACCGCGCGCGCAAGCGCCGCGCGCAACGCCGCGCGGCCGGCCTCGTCGGCGACGAACACCAACGCGGCAAGTTCGTTGCCGGTCAGGCTGCCGACGAAATCGCCCGGCGCCACGACCGCCCGCAGCGCGTCGCACAAAAGGCCGAGCGCCTTGTCGCGCGCGGCGATGCCGAATTCGCGCCGGATCGCGTCGCCGTTGATCAGGCTGATGACGAACAGGCTGGGCGCGAACGAAAATTCCTGCAATCGACCGCGCACATGCGCGACCTGCCCACGAAACGCCTGACGGCTCAACACCGGCAAATAAGGGTGATGGTCGACAATCTGTTCAAGCTGGGCGAGGCGCCGCCGGGCGGCGTCCAACTCGCCGCGCACTTGGCCGAGCTCGGCGAGAAGGTTCTCGATCACCCGCTCGGTTTCGGGCGAAAGCTTGTCGGCGGCAAGACCGGCGATGGTCACGTCGGTCGCGCCCTCGGACCGCAAATGATCGGCGCCGCCCCCGCGCGCGCCTTCGTGCTCGCGCCCGTGGTCATCCTCGCGCGCGCTGTCTTGGCCCGCGCCCTGGCGACGCGGCGCGGGATAGGGGGATCGCCGCCCGCCATCGCGCGACGGTACGATGGGAGGCGGACCGAGGTCCTTTTCCATCGCTCGACCTCCGGGGGTCTAACCTCCGGGCGGACGCCGCGGCCGGAAGCCGGGACTCGATCCGCCCGTACGTTCAGTATAGCCAATCGCGCGCATTCGAGGTTAATGGCGCCCGGTCGAGGCTTGTCAGCCAAGGCTCCGCGCCTATAATCCCCCGCTTCCCGCACCCCGGAAGCGCCCATGCCCTCGCCCCGAAAACAACGCAAATCGGCTCGATCGCGGCGCAAGCCGGAGGTCGGCGTGATCATGGGCAGCCAGTCCGATTGGGCGACGTTGCGACACGCGGTCGAGACGCTGAAGGCACTCGGCGTCCGGTTCGAGACGCGAATCGTCTCCGCCCACCGCACCCCGAAGCGCCTCTACCAATACGCCCTTTCCGCCCGCGCGCGCGGCCTCAAGGCGATCATCGCCGGCGCCGGCGGCGCCGCGCACCTGCCCGGCATGACGGCGGCACTGACCGCGTTGCCCGTGTTCGGAGTTCCGGTCGAATCGAAGGCCCTGAAGGGACTCGACAGCCTGCTCTCCATCGCCCAGATGCCGCCCGGCATACCGGTCGGGACTCTCGCGATCGGCCGCGCCGGGGCGATCAACGCGGCGCTGCTCGCCGCCGCCGTGCTCGCGACCGGGGACGCGCGCGTGCGCGCCCGGCTCGATTCCTGGCGCGCGGCGCAAACCGCCGCCATCGCGCGAAAGCCGAAGGACGAACC comes from Rhodospirillales bacterium and encodes:
- a CDS encoding acyl-CoA synthetase; translation: MPSIYDRDLDRNAANFAPLSPLTFLERAAAVYPDRIAVIHGRKRFTWKETYARCRRLASALAKRGIGRNDTVAVMASNTPEIYEASFAVPMLGAVLNTLNVRLDGPALAFCLEHGEAKALITDTEFSPAIKDALARLGNKIPVIDIVDSEYGGPGARLGETDYESFIAGGDPDFAWTMPADEWDAISLNYTSGTTGNPKGVVYHHRGAYLNALSNAVGWNMGHHPIYLWTLPMFHCNGWCFPWTLAAVAGTSVCLRRVSAETIFAAIAEHKVTHFCGAPIVLNFVINATEAERKPLPHTVQVMTAAAPPPAATLAGMQRAGFNVTHVYGLTETYGPAVMCAWHPEWDALPIEKQAELKSRQGVRYHVLDGLAVMDSETMTPVPADGQTMGEIMFRGNIVMKGYLKNPTATAEAFKGGWFHSGDLAAMHPDGYIQIKDRSKDIIISGGENISSIEVEGAIAAHPSVMLAAVVAKPDEKWGETPCAFVELKPDKTATEDEIIAFCRERLAKFKCPRRVVFGPLPKTSTGKIQKFKLREMAKGM
- a CDS encoding toxin-antitoxin system HicB family antitoxin, whose product is MTTVSTYPLRLPRSVKAAVEKIAREEGISLNQFVATAVAEKLAAMTTAAFFAERKARADMAAFRRILKRKGGAPPRSGDERK
- a CDS encoding putative toxin-antitoxin system toxin component, PIN family yields the protein MRLVLDTDVVVAALRSPRGASAAILLAAADGRATLLMSVPLVVEYEATCTLAEHRLAAQLSEGEIAQFLDGLAALAEPVDSHFLWRPQLRDPGDEMVLEAAVNGRADAIVTFNVRDYGGGPAKFGVAVLKPAEALRRIEK
- a CDS encoding type II toxin-antitoxin system PemK/MazF family toxin — protein: MRHSSTPSRTSPNGEARGEIWTVAGDADYAGKPRPVVIVQDDRFAATNSVTVCAFTSDPTDVPAIRPIVESDETNGLKARSRLMTDKITTIPRGKLGRRIGRLGPADMGRLDRALLVFLGLAG
- a CDS encoding DUF3018 family protein; this translates as MPVSAKRLSTRRKAASRDKVRAQGLRPIQIWAPDVGSPAFKAEARRQSRLIAASRYEAEDQAFIDAITNESER
- a CDS encoding DUF465 domain-containing protein, with amino-acid sequence MSQQERLNALKARHEALESAIAEENAHTHPDEVRIHNLKKQKLKIKDEIAGLSSH
- a CDS encoding DUF465 domain-containing protein, whose translation is MNDPQALKERLEALRLEHRDLDDVIRRLTENDRHDRLQLQRLKKRKLLLKDQISTIENLLIPDIIA
- a CDS encoding HD domain-containing protein, which translates into the protein MRTVRGRGDEEGIAVPGNSERKRQPARRTFSIFELIDALATALDAINPAIDAHHKQVCYIAATIAEELGLPRPAYNDLFVAAYLHDIGSLPLAERMKILEFEMKSPHLHAEFGYNLLGKFPHINEAATLVRFHHVPWKYGEGHRFRDLPVPHLSHLIHLADRIAVLYDRKVPVFAQVDGIRTTIAGFAGLQFDPEHVAAFNRVSDREVFWLDLSFGSLERTLRRMCHLPRVVVDLDELLDISKFFALVVDCRSRFTATHSGGIAACAAELGRLAGMSRSECKMLKIAGYVHDIGKLAVPNTILEKDGSLTPEEWHVMRSHTYHTRNILGRVTGLEEITAWAAEHHETLDGKGYPLRLAEANISLGSRIVAVSDIFTALSEDRPYRRGYEGAKIREIFGQHVAAGRLSREIVQLLFDHFDVLDEVRRRAQHEEQTQLADFWETARNGSLTRLEDADAARATA
- a CDS encoding GGDEF domain-containing protein, which produces MEKDLGPPPIVPSRDGGRRSPYPAPRRQGAGQDSAREDDHGREHEGARGGGADHLRSEGATDVTIAGLAADKLSPETERVIENLLAELGQVRGELDAARRRLAQLEQIVDHHPYLPVLSRQAFRGQVAHVRGRLQEFSFAPSLFVISLINGDAIRREFGIAARDKALGLLCDALRAVVAPGDFVGSLTGNELAALVFVADEAGRAALRAALARAVAERPFVAGARRVDLDVAVGLAVLSAGSDVDGLIAAADANLMAGIRGQP
- the purE gene encoding 5-(carboxyamino)imidazole ribonucleotide mutase, with translation MPSPRKQRKSARSRRKPEVGVIMGSQSDWATLRHAVETLKALGVRFETRIVSAHRTPKRLYQYALSARARGLKAIIAGAGGAAHLPGMTAALTALPVFGVPVESKALKGLDSLLSIAQMPPGIPVGTLAIGRAGAINAALLAAAVLATGDARVRARLDSWRAAQTAAIARKPKDEPPETRSRRRRSR